ATGCAAAAAATCGTAGACTTCAAACCCACCCACGTACTTTTGGTGGACGCCGGAATAATAAACCAACCCGTAGGAACCGCAATGCTGGCTCATCCCGAGCAGCTGATGCGAAAAACATCCATTTCAACCCACACGCTGCCGTTGAGAATCTTTTGTGATTACATAACCCAAACAGCCCATGCAAAACTTGCCCTTCTCATAATTCAGCCCATGAACGTCGATTTTGGAGAAGCACTAACTCCTCCCCTCAAAGAAGCTGCAGAAAAGTTGGCAACCTTGCTGGAAACTTTGCTTCCTTAATCACTTCAGGGCATTCTGGAACAGCTTCTTTATTGCTGTTATTCTTGTCTTTTCTGAAACATCATCCTTGGAAGTAAACTCCAAGGCGCCTTCTGGACACCATTTTACACATTCGGGGTCGCCTTCACAAAGGTCGCAGACAAACACTTGCTTGGTTTCTGGATGCAATTCTAGGGCTCCGTAATCGCAGGCTTCGATGCACCAGCCGCAGCCGTTGCATTTGTCGGTATCTACTGTGATGGCGCCTGTTTCTTCATCTTGTTTGAGAGCATCACGAGGACATGTAACTACACATGGAGCATCTTCACACAATCGGCAAGTAACCGCCAAATTAACATAAGGATTCAAACGAACCGACCGAATACGCGATTTGGTGGGATTGTAGGTTTTCTCTTTTTTCATAGAACACGCGTACTCACAGATACGACAGCCTGTGCACTTGGAAGCATCACAGTTAACCAACTTTTTCTCTTTAATTTCGGACACCTACATCGTCTCCANNNNNNNNNNNNNNNNNNNNNNNNNNNNNNNNNNNNNNNNNNNNNNNNNNNNNNNNNNNNNNNNNNNNNNNNNNNNNNNNNNNNNNNNNNNNNNNNNNNNTCGTGATTTCCAAATCCAAGATTCAAGCCTTCAGTTTCTTTATCTGTTAAAATCTTGTTTTCATAAAGGTCCATGGCAAACGCGACTGCACCGCCAACAGAAACAGCATCCAAACCATACTTGTTGCATAAACTGATAGCTTCGATGATTGCATCTATGCGGTCAACCCCACACAACGGACCCAATGCCCATATGCTTTCATACTTCAGGTTAGCATTGCTTCCTGCATATTTTCCGTCTGGAACTGTAGCCAAAAAATCAAAACGTAAACCACACGTTGAACAACCCGCAACCTTTTTCACATAGGCTTTCAACGCGTCTCCTGTTACCTTTTTTATGTTCTCAAAAGTGCCCAAAGAAAAGTTGCGAGTAGGCAACGCCCCCAAACGATTCATTGCAACTAGATTGTCTGAAACTCCCAAGTGCCGGTAGTTGCGGGCTTGGGGCTCTTTCATGCGTTCAAAAAGGTTTCTGACAAACTCAGTGAACACCTTGTATTTTGCAACATTAACATCCTTGGTTCCCCGAACAGCAACCGCTTTTACGTTTTTGGAACCCAAAACTGCTCCTAATCCCCCCCGTCCAGCAACTCGCTGGTCATCATTAATCAAACACGCAAATTGAACAAGTTTTTCGGCAGCTTCCCCAACTGCACAAACCCGAACATAACAATCTCCTTGTTCGTTTTTGATTGTTTCTGCCGTTTCTTGTGGTGATTTGCCTGTTAACTGGGAAGCCTCAACTAACTGAATAGAATCATCATCAATCCACAAGTAAACAAGCTTATCTGACTTGCCTGTAAGAACCACGGCGTCGTATCCTGCAAGTTTGAGTTCAGCGCCAAAAAATCCATGAGTTTTTGCCGCACAAACAGTTTCAGTTAACGGAGACTTGGAAACCACAGCATAACCGTTTCCCCCTAACGGAGAAATAGTGCCAGTAAGCGCACCCGTAACAAAAACTACTGGATTTTCAGCATCAAAAGCATCCACGCCCTGTTTGGAGTTGTCCAACCATAGTTTTGCTCCAAGGCCAACTCCGCCAAGGTAATCTTTCAATATTTGTTCATCTAACGGTTTAGCTTCAGCTTTTCCAGTTCCCAAATCCACAAAAAGAGCCTGTTTCACAAAACTCAATCTTAACCCTCCGCCGATAACCTTGAAAAAAAAGGCAACCCAACTAGATAAGTATAATCTTCCTTTTTTTAACTCAACAAATTGACACTTTAGATTTCCAGTTGAGTTTTCATGTGTGTCAAATTGTTATAACCTGACTTTGTTACTTCTATAATGTCTTCTAAACGCAGTCCACCAACTTTTGGGTTATAGACTCCCGGTTCAATAGTCACCACAATGTGCTCTTTTAGCGGAGAATCTGAAAATTCGTTAATTCTCGGGCTTTCATGAATCTGTAATCCC
The sequence above is drawn from the Candidatus Bathyarchaeum sp. genome and encodes:
- a CDS encoding aldehyde ferredoxin oxidoreductase produces the protein MKQALFVDLGTGKAEAKPLDEQILKDYLGGVGLGAKLWLDNSKQGVDAFDAENPVVFVTGALTGTISPLGGNGYAVVSKSPLTETVCAAKTHGFFGAELKLAGYDAVVLTGKSDKLVYLWIDDDSIQLVEASQLTGKSPQETAETIKNEQGDCYVRVCAVGEAAEKLVQFACLINDDQRVAGRGGLGAVLGSKNVKAVAVRGTKDVNVAKYKVFTEFVRNLFERMKEPQARNYRHLGVSDNLVAMNRLGALPTRNFSLGTFENIKKVTGDALKAYVKKVAGCSTCGLRFDFLATVPDGKYAGSNANLKYESIWALGPLCGVDRIDAIIEAISLCNKYGLDAVSVGGAVAFAMDLYENKILTDKETEGLNLGFGNH
- a CDS encoding 4Fe-4S dicluster domain-containing protein: MSEIKEKKLVNCDASKCTGCRICEYACSMKKEKTYNPTKSRIRSVRLNPYVNLAVTCRLCEDAPCVVTCPRDALKQDEETGAITVDTDKCNGCGWCIEACDYGALELHPETKQVFVCDLCEGDPECVKWCPEGALEFTSKDDVSEKTRITAIKKLFQNALK
- a CDS encoding hydrogenase 3 maturation endopeptidase HyCI gives rise to the protein MSGSEEQTVEESLKQWLTGAKKVVVAGVGNPFRKDDNVGVKIVQELKTKVSNKVFLIEAETIPESYMQKIVDFKPTHVLLVDAGIINQPVGTAMLAHPEQLMRKTSISTHTLPLRIFCDYITQTAHAKLALLIIQPMNVDFGEALTPPLKEAAEKLATLLETLLP